The Papaver somniferum cultivar HN1 chromosome 6, ASM357369v1, whole genome shotgun sequence genome segment TTTACAAAATGATTTGCAGGTAAGAGTGGAAGGACCTGTGCAGAAAGTTCCTGAGGAGGAGTCAGAGAATTACTTCCACAGCCGTCCTCGTGGAAGCCAGATTGGGGCAATAGTTAGCAAGCAGGTGAGTTGGTTTCTTATTAGTGTATTTCTGTTAGATCTAAAGTAAAATGTTGCTCAATTGAAGTTCTATGTTTGTTTTTCACAGAGTAGTATTGTACCTGGGAGGGAAGTACTTTACCAAGAATATGAGGACTTGGAAAATAGATTTTCTGATGGGTCAGTTCAATAAGCGTTTTATCACTCCCAACTTAATCTATATTCAATATGCTTGCAACATATTTCTTTCTAATCTACTTCATTGCTATTGGTGTTATATATTCTACAATATTCAATGAATCTCACTATTTAATATGTACTTTGTGGATGTACAGAACCATCATTCCTAAACCAAAGCATTGGGGAGGATATAGATTAAAACCAGAGCTTGTTGAGTTTTGGCAGGGACAACCATCACGATTGCATGATAGGTGGGACTATCTCACCTCTTTCAGTTCTTTTACTTACTAACTAGATTTTTATTTGAACTGCAATAGAATGTTATTCATAATGTCATTATTTCTTTTGCTCTCAACAGGTTGCAGTATTCTCTTCGAGAAATTGATGGTAAATGGGCATGGAAAGTTGACCGCTTGGCACCATGACTAGTATCTTgtttatgaaataaaataaaaagcaaCTCTCCTGCACACTACAATATAAATTTGTAATAAGATGTGCAAACTTTATATTCATGTGCTGAATGAGCTAGTATATTACTGCATACAATAAAGAAACCATAGAGTTGGCCTGAAATCAGATGGGCTTCTCAATTTTCTGAACGTCTTCAGCAGTTGATTATATTCTAGGTCATGATGTCCTAGCACGACTCTGCAGTAAAGTTCTGACTGAATAGTACTGTGTGGGTTGTGGATAAGGTTGGCTTGGTGGAACTGAGGTGGTCCTACAGTGAAATAAACATCAATACAAGTGGGATTGGGGTTTGAAAGTAATCTTGACCAGATGAAGTTTGTGAGCCTTCCCTGATCTTAGCTTTTTTGAAAGGTTAATTTTGAAGAGAATGACTAAACCAGACTAGATCACTTTGTATGTGAGGGGGACTAGACCACTTTTTAGAGCTCAAAAGTGAATTTTCTGAATCTTGTATATCAAAGTTCCTTGAAATTACAATGCATATCATGGAAAAGGCTGAAACagtgagctgtaatacttccctTTCTTCTAATAAAGAGATGGGAATGATAGAAAATTTCCACTCTATTTGTGTCAATAGTACTAGCACAATCATAGAACCTGTGCAGTTGGTGATTTCTAGCTGTTGGAGGTTCCATATGTCTAGCACCTACAGCTTGGCCGATAGAGGGAAATTCTCCTAGATAAACTTTAATCAGTGCTAAGGACTGATTTTCTAGATGAACTTTGTTGTGCGACTCGATGGTGGCAAATGCTTCTTAAATTAGTGGGACTCAAAATGTCTGTCGTTTTGGTTAATATTCGATGGTCCTAGACATCCACTAGTCATATTTAGCTTAATGATTGTTTCGGAACGCTATTTTTATGGTGCCTCATGAAACTTGTTTTTGAATCCTTGATTTCTTATGATCTTAAAAGGCAGTGGCAAAATCAAGTTAAAAGAAAAGAGTGCTACAAGAAATACAGGATACGAAGTTTAACTTTTCGACCAAGTAAAAGTAATCGGTACTTCGTTCCTTCTTTTAGTTGGTTTACAGGATTTTAGTTTTCACATTGTACATGCTACAAAACTGTATCCCCCTTCCAACATAAAACAAGTTAATCAGATTTTTGATATTCCAACTGGTCTAAACTTGCCAATGACTATGCTGTTACTGTAAAACATTGGAAGTCATTTCTCTAACTTCAAATGCGATCTCTGTCATTAGCTCCTGCCCAATAGTAACTTGCATTGTCGGTGCTGATCTTTTCCACAGCTCCTTCTCCTCCTCAATTTGGCTTATACAGAATTTTTAAGGCTACAAGATTGTCACGAACCTTGGTACATCTTTCCTCTGCCCTTCTAGGGATCGATACAAGTACAACTTCTCAACATTGCCTAGCTCATCTCTCTCCTCGTCCAGGACCCCCCTGATCACCTCGACCACAAGCTGTGGCATTCTCAATGCAACCTCTTTGCAGCCTTCCAAAGATAGATTACATGAAGacatccaaaggaatctcatattGTAATAATGGTGAAGGCCAGCCAACAAAGCTGCATCACCAAATGGGCTGTCTCTGATCTCTAGCTTCTGCAACTTGGGGCACCCCTCGAGTACAAATTTCAATCCCGTGTCGCTGTTCCCAGCAAAAGCAACAGAAAGGGTTCGAACCAATTTTCCATACTCGCCAATCTGACGAAATGCATCATCTGTAAGCAAACCAGATACAGCTAGCCTTGTCAACTTCTTACAGTTCTTGACGATCGCTCCAAATCCTTCGTCCATTGGTTGGCCGGTCAGATGATCAGGTCTGTGGCGCCCCATTATACATAAGCGAAATACCATAAGTTCAGGACAATTTTTTGACATGGCAACAACAGCTGCATTCGTCATCTGTTGGCAAAAATATAGAATCGATCTCAGTTTCCTACAACCCTCAGATATTGCAAGCAGACCCACTTCTGAGACGGGAGTCTCAACATCTTCTTGGGCATGCATGGGGAAGACCCGAAGTTCACGGAGATCGTTACACGTCTCTGCAACAGCTTGAAGTCCTTCATCACATACTGAGTCCAGTACCTGCACAGAGAATAGTAGCAAATCACAAACTCATAGAGAAGTTCTCGAAACCATAACCACATGGACTTGAAGCTTATGGCCACATATTCGCCAATAGACTAAACATGGAACAAAAGCACGTACCCAGAGAGTCTGAAGCTTATGGCAGTAACAGATAACTGACTTTAGTTGCTCCGTATCTATATTGGCATAGCTAAAATTAAGTGAAATCAAATTTGCACACACAGGATATATTGCAGGCAGATATTCTGGTACAATATCCCTGAATCCTGACAGACAAATTAAGGATTTAGAGGACGCAAAAGCGGATAACAACTCCTGCCCTCCATCTCCTTGTATAACAATGTCCGAATTACTGAACGACCCTGTTCCGAGATGCGTAAGATGTGGAGCACGAATCATCAAGCGCTGGAGCTGTCGAATGGAGATGTGCCGATTCAACATAAGCTTTCTCAATGAGGGCGACCGAACCGCCAACTTTTCTAAAGCTTCAAAATTTACAAAGCAGTCTACACAGTCAAAAATTAGAGATTCGAGGCATGTAGAACCAGTTTCCGGAAAACAAGACACCCAATCGACTCCATCATCCATAACCTCTGATTCAATTAGTTCAAGTACTCGAAGTTGTCTGAGAAAACACAATCAATCTCAGTGTCAGTTCACACTCATCCAAAACTAGTCCATATTAACACCACACACCACAATCTAATGGTTAAAGCTCTAGTATCTATTTCTTCAGGACATGGCATAAAACAAATCTACTATCATTAAgtataggaagaaaaaaaaaacagtaaaattGAGGGAAAATGAGTATACCTGCAATTGGTGGCTATAACTGAGAGGCCTTTAGTCCCAAACCCCTCACAACAAACAAGAACAAGTTCTTGAAACCCAACAAAAGATTTTGCAATCAGAGCCAAATCTTCATCAGTAATTGATATCCTCTTAAGACATATCTTCTCTAACAACGGATACAcagatgaaaatgaagaaacCCATGGAGTAAAATGAGCACCCCAATTAGTAGGAAACAAATTAA includes the following:
- the LOC113289424 gene encoding transport inhibitor response 1-like protein, with protein sequence MGGNTTEIVSIFSNNNYQTPMNDDADDLVTETTEALTELSTNYVSPSPDQVLEIVLENILQFITARTDRNSVSLVCKSWYKADSLSRADLFIGNCYVVSPLRVINRFGKIKSLVLKGKPRFADFNLFPTNWGAHFTPWVSSFSSVYPLLEKICLKRISITDEDLALIAKSFVGFQELVLVCCEGFGTKGLSVIATNCRQLRVLELIESEVMDDGVDWVSCFPETGSTCLESLIFDCVDCFVNFEALEKLAVRSPSLRKLMLNRHISIRQLQRLMIRAPHLTHLGTGSFSNSDIVIQGDGGQELLSAFASSKSLICLSGFRDIVPEYLPAIYPVCANLISLNFSYANIDTEQLKSVICYCHKLQTLWVLDSVCDEGLQAVAETCNDLRELRVFPMHAQEDVETPVSEVGLLAISEGCRKLRSILYFCQQMTNAAVVAMSKNCPELMVFRLCIMGRHRPDHLTGQPMDEGFGAIVKNCKKLTRLAVSGLLTDDAFRQIGEYGKLVRTLSVAFAGNSDTGLKFVLEGCPKLQKLEIRDSPFGDAALLAGLHHYYNMRFLWMSSCNLSLEGCKEVALRMPQLVVEVIRGVLDEERDELGNVEKLYLYRSLEGQRKDVPRFVTIL